In a genomic window of Gossypium arboreum isolate Shixiya-1 chromosome 7, ASM2569848v2, whole genome shotgun sequence:
- the LOC108474370 gene encoding beta-galactosidase 13-like yields MALDNEPFKKHMKRFVTLIVEKLKQEKLFAPQGGPIILAQIENQYNTIQRAFREKGDSYVQWAGKLALSLNGNVSWIMCKHRDTPDPIINTCNGRHYGDTFYGPNKRNKPVLWTENWTVQYRVFCDPPSQRSAEDLAYSVARFFSKTGSIVNYYMYYGGTNFGRTSASFTTTRYYDEGPLDELGLQREPKWGHLKDVYRALSLCKRALFWGVLTTLKLGPDQQAIVWQQPGASACTAFLANNNNRLAQHVNFRGQDIRLPARSISVLPDCKIVVFNTQLVTTQHNSRNFVRSELENKNFNWEMYREVPPVRLGFKFDVPRELFHLTKDTTDNALIPLLV; encoded by the coding sequence ATGGCTCTCGATAATGAACCTTTCAAGAAACACATGAAAAGATTTGTGACCTTGATTGTTGAAAAACTGAAGCAAGAGAAGTTGTTTGCTCCACAAGGAGGACCTATTATTTTAGCACAGATCGAGAATCAATATAACACTATTCAAAGAGCATTCAGGGAAAAAGGGGATAGTTATGTTCAATGGGCTGGAAAACTGGCCCTTAGCTTGAATGGCAATGTCTCATGGATCATGTGCAAGCATAGGGATACCCCAGATCCCATTATCAATACATGCAATGGAAGGCACTATGGAGATACTTTCTATGGTCCAAATAAGCGCAACAAGCCGGTATTGTGGACTGAGAACTGGACTGTACAGTATAGAGTATTCTGTGATCCACCATCCCAAAGGTCAGCTGAAGATTTGGCATACTCAGTTGCTAGATTCTTCTCCAAAACTGGAAGCATAGTCAACTACTATATGTACTATGGTGGCACCAATTTTGGCAGGACAAGTGCCTCATTTACAACAACTCGTTACTATGACGAAGGCCCTCTTGATGAATTGGGTCTTCAAAGGGAGCCAAAGTGGGGTCATCTTAAGGACGTCTATAGGGCCTTGAGTTTGTGCAAAAGGGCTCTATTTTGGGGGGTTCTTACTACTCTAAAACTGGGTCCAGATCAACAGGCTATAGTCTGGCAACAACCTGGAGCTTCAGCCTGTACAGCTTTCTTGGCCAACAATAACAACCGTCTGGCACAACATGTGAATTTCAGGGGCCAGGACATTCGCCTGCCGGCTCGTTCCATTAGCGTCCTCCCTGATTGCAAGATCGTGGTTTTCAACACTCAACTGGTCACAACTCAACATAACTCAAGAAACTTTGTAAGATCAGAACTTGAAAACAAGAACTTTAACTGGGAGATGTACAGGGAAGTCCCTCCTGTCAGACTTGGATTTAAGTTTGACGTGCCAAGGGAGCTTTTTCATTTGACCAAAGATACAACTGACAATGCTCTGATACCATTGTTAGTTTAA